ACTGCTATCTCAAATCTTGACTCACAGCTAACATTGGCTAaagctaaatgttggcagtttatATAAATAAGTTATCTAAATCAGCTCTTGACTGCAGTGAAATCCAAGATTATGATGTAGTCAAGCCACTATTAAGTCACATTTAAGTATGTTAAACAGTTGATAATGTTGCCTTGAATACTGAAAAAATGCCTTTTGTTTATCTAATATACCCTGAAGTTTTCCAAAAGCAGAGGACAGTTTTTAGGTCAATAACTTTTTGTTGTAACATGAAAAGACATTATCTATCCATCTGTTACAGAGTGTACCCAGCCAGCatgcaacactttttttctcaaccCCAGCTTTCTGAAGTTAGCACCATCTGTCTCTGCAGGTCAAAATGTAGGCGGATAAAAAAAGATTCTGTTTTTGTGTActtcatttttcttatttattaagtgcttttaaaataaaaaataaatggaggAAAGCTGAACGTGTTTATTCACCTGAAAACTTCAGGGTCCAATGACGACATATCCTCTGAGAACAGGTACGGAGGGTTACTGACCAAAGCTGAAACAGTGCTGCAGAGGCTCAACACAGTTTCTGCATCtgacaaaacagacattaaaacttcTTCATATCATCAGTGTGTTTAAGCGTGTTACTTAATAAGTGCAATGCACCACGTACACTTACCTTTCATTACGTCTATATGATACACCTGTAATCTGTCCTGAAGCCCCAACCTGCAGAGAACAATCCTTCATCAGACTTAATGCATTACTCTATAGAGTGATGTaaatgacgtatttttgtatgctaacccggaagttagcatcgccctggttcccgCAACAAAAAGCCTACggtgtttttgcagtgtagtctataaacagactacactgCAGTCGCATGACTTGaacgtcaccaccactgagcgtcttactacacaattactttACGCGTTTTCCATTAACTGGTCAAcctaaagttagagttagaatagtttgtaattagtgagtagatgagtctccgtgttcggcATGATGATATTTAATGTCCATGACACCTTCTtcagtctcatttagccacttgtttttaaaacgtgtaaatatctttaCCACAGACttcatttcaggcatttaactggaaaaacaattttaaaaactcagacatgagacgagggaactggaTGTGCAAAAATCCGTACTAATTTCCGGGTTTTcggactacaaactacacccGTCTATATGCCCcttctcaaaaaaataaaacatttaattgtgtCTTTAACCACCATAAAAGTTAATTAACATGGACTGACAACTTGTTTTACACGTCCACTTACCTTAATGCATTCTCTCTTGTTAAATCCACTGCAGCTTGGCTCTGGTCCACAGCAATGGCTTTAAGCTagtaaaagacaaacaaatcaacaattaaaaaactaCTGTTCCTCCAAATGCATTTGTCTGTATTGCTTGTCTACATGAGGTCGTTATTTAGGGATTAATCATCTAGCcgtcaaaatgtcaaaaatgaaaCTTAGCCATCGCTTACTACAAATACCCACAGCGATGCTTGACAATTGGTCTGACCAGCAGCTTAAAAGCACAACATATTCCAGTTATAAGGATAGAAACTGACAAACTGAGACCAGACTGTAAACACAAACCTCACCTGAGGCAGACTCTTCAGCAGACTGAGAGAAATGGCACCAGAGCCACATCCCACTTCCAGGCATGTACGCTGGTCGTCTGTACCCACTCCAGTCCCGGGCTTCTTCTCCAGATCACTGAGCACGAGTTCAACCAACTCCTGCGccaacacacagagaaaacactgctctggTTATATATGATCGACCTTTAGGGTTTTAACTCTACATtgtgctgctttttcttctcctgtccAACCTCAGTTTCAGGCCTTGGTATGAACACAGGAGGTCTCATCTTCAGCGTCAGATCTCTGAAGTCCCACTCCTCAATCACATACTGCACAGGCATtctacacaaaacacacatatttatgAGTATTATCAGTTAAAAACATCTGAGTATATATCCATACGGAGGTGGTGCATGTAGAAACTTTACACCTGGAAAGGCGTCTAGTGCACAGCTGCCacatctgctctgttttttctcGGCTGAGGAACTCGGTTAACTTCCCCCGCTCGAGACTTTC
This Pagrus major chromosome 6, Pma_NU_1.0 DNA region includes the following protein-coding sequences:
- the hemk1 gene encoding MTRF1L release factor glutamine methyltransferase, with translation MWRRSLSAGCRRFGFKGIWGSHAVRTCSAPALPAGRITALQAVDLWRRHFVERGVAEPDHSTHYIIAHLLGAKTLESLERGKLTEFLSREKTEQMWQLCTRRLSRMPVQYVIEEWDFRDLTLKMRPPVFIPRPETEELVELVLSDLEKKPGTGVGTDDQRTCLEVGCGSGAISLSLLKSLPQLKAIAVDQSQAAVDLTRENALRLGLQDRLQVYHIDVMKDAETVLSLCSTVSALVSNPPYLFSEDMSSLDPEVFRFEDHAALDGGKDGLKVIKQILTLAPQILSSPGRVYLEVDPRHPPLIRRWVEANVEEMHYVETQQDITGRPRFCILQKEKSNKDHKLDLD